Below is a window of Phyllopteryx taeniolatus isolate TA_2022b chromosome 16, UOR_Ptae_1.2, whole genome shotgun sequence DNA.
ccctgtctcccattgaaaatgtgtgcaggtTTGTTAGAagcacaaaatacgacaactgagaCTGTTGAGCAATTAGAGTtgaacatcaagcaagaatgtgaaataattccgcctacaaagcttcagcaattagtgtcctcagttaccAAATGCATACTGGgttttgttaaaaggaaaggtgatgtaacagtggtaaacatttctgccccagcttttttccaacgtgttgcaggcatcagaTTCAAAAtgatacacaaatacacaaaaagtagttgcaacaaaaaatagtttattggtttgaacattaaatatagtgtttttagtgtattcaattgagtattggttgaaaaggatttgcaaatcgttgtattctgtttttatttccttttacacaacatcccaccTACACTGGAATTGAGGTTTGTAAAGTATTTGAATTATACATTAAATTTAGTATTATTATAGTGTTCATAGAATTGCATATTTGTGACACAGGAAAAGGCAGCACAGTTGTGGTGATGAGCGTGGCCACCTGGTTCCTCAAGCCAAAAGGCAGAAGAACCAAACTCACCCGCTCTCGCCTGAGCCGGGAAGGGATGCCTGGGACTCCGAGGTACCGTCAAAAATTGATTCTGTACTTACCCTGAGCACACGCACCGATTTTTAACAGCTCAACCatgagagaccccacacataatgaggaaaaaatggcaTGACACATGTTCTGGTGCGAAATGTGTTATATGGTCTGATTAAACCAACGTTGAACTATTTGGccgtaattccaaaaggtatgtttgctCATCACCTAAAGAACACCATGCCTACAGTGGGACTTAGACAAGGTGGGTGAAATTAGGAATAGTTGGACTAtgatagcagtcagtgttggtACAAAACCGTCAGGCTTCTccttgaaagcaaaaaaaaaaaaaaaaagcctacgaGAACAGCAACACTgttttggggttaatcagaggcactttaaatgtggCGTGTGTGcttactcccatttaacatgcatttgaatgtgactggttctGAACACAGTCACTTCCCAgtcataagagggtgtgcacacttgtgcaaccacataattttagttatttttaattcccctaaaaaaaaaaaatgtcatcgaGTTGTGTAATGAATAATCGATTGACTAGGTACATGGTTTGTTTCAGTCATCCAACAGCTCCAGCATCCTCAGCACTCCGGAGCACGCCTCCGGCAGCTCCAGCAGCAGCCGCTGCGCCGCCGGCCCTTGCAGCCCCCTCAGCTCCAGCGACTGGTGCGACCCGCCCGCATCCTACCTGCACATCAACCGCATCCTGAGGGAGGCGCACTTCCAGAGCCTGCACAGCCGCTGCCAAGCGCGAGAGACGCAGCAGTGACCTCGCTCGATAGTTCCTGGTCAGGTGTCGGGGCGGGAGAAGAATCAGCAATAATTTAAGAACTGGGAGCAAACTAACACTAAGCTCGGACGGGAGCTGCAAAAATGACAAGTTTAGGACCAGTCGCTTTGACTCGTTTAGGATGTTTGGGTGGTTCTGAAGTCTCAGGAATTTCCCCCtcattaagttaaaaaaaaaaaaaaaactccactccAGCTTCCACATGATGAAATGTCCCAATTTGCACCTTTGTTAGTGACttattttggctttttctttctgCTCAGTGATGAGGAACAACAACTAAATAAGTAAAAGTACTCAATGCGGCTCCTTATGTGTTCCTGTGCAAGTCCATTCATGTGCACTGCGCATCCCAAAAGCCAGGACAAAAGCTAAGCCTTTCTttcttgcagcatttttctcttcttcttccacccccccccccccccccttcctgtATTTAGTACTGTACATGATGTTGACACTCTTCTTGTaaatcacttcaaaataaaaatgtttttttttagtatttctttatttgatgATGGAAGGATCATCTACAACCACCggagcatgtaaaaaaaaaagaaaaaggaatagGAATAGAGGCACTATTTTCTGATTTTactattttgatgtttttagcGAAGAGCTAACAAAACCGCCCATTTTACAATCTCCCAAAAATTAGAATGTTACAtaagaaacagtcaaaaagGTCTTATGTAAATGAGGTTGGAATTGCCcttttgaaaagtattttcttgtgttgaaGTCATCTGTATaatttgagtttcacttttggaatgaCAAAGATGACATTAAAGACGTCTCCTCCAGTATTTTTAATTTGAGAAGCACCTGTATAGTATGGCCTTCGGttgactttataaaaacaaatatgtccCCTGCTAGGAAAACGTGTCCCTAATgttacagttgaaaccagatgtttacatacactactggtgtataaaaagacacagaTGCTCCaccctcactgtctgacatgaaatcagactaaatttATCCTGTTATAGGTCAATtgggattaccaaaattatgtgtatttattaaatgccagaataatgagagaattctatatacagggtgattgaaaagtaactccttattttaaaatacttattattcatatgttgtaatatttttctttttttttgtgtgtatgtttcaTGATTAAAGGATCAAGTCTGTTCTagcaaaccaacgactttggaagaacttgaagggcgaatatgagaagttatgtctttcatcccacaagagttccttgtgagatccgttaatgcggttcccaggcggcttgagaaactggtgactaatgctggcgcccatatccaatttgaaataaaactccatgcaatacactttcttctcatgttcatttattgtaagaattatagttaagaaataaattacaagtacttaaaaatagggagttacttttcaatcacccggtatatttttttacatttttttttaatgactttctTCGAATTAAGAAGTTTACATCAATTTtattagtatttggtaccaaTGCCTTTAAACGGTTTGAGTCaggtcaaacgttttggatTTCCTTCCATAAGCTTCTtacaatagttggcaggaattttggcccattcctcctgaaAGAATTGGTCTAACTGAGCCAAGTTGTTTAAAGGCATAataatcttactgtatgtaaactgtCTGACTGAAGAGAGTCATGAGAAatcgcctaaaaaaaaaaaaaaaaatcctcctctCATTCTTCTGGCATTTAGAaaatagaaatcattttggtctatttatatattatatgtgtgtgtgtactaaaAATAACTCTAAGCAGCAACTGTCTTGATCCTCACACTGACTTCTAATGAATGACTTGCTATGCATTGAGACCCTCACTAATGAGCTATGACCTGTGTGTCAGGCAGGAACAGCCAAAGACTTCTTTAATTAGCACACGGAACGTCCTtgtcacacacacgtgcacaataACAGATCAGGCGTATTAATGTGACCTGCGTCGCCATGGTTACCCCCACAGCCACGGCTGGTCCCCACTAGTCGGCCCGCCTGTGATTGATGCTAAATTAGAGATGACGAACGAGCCGATGATAATCCGGCGTGAGGCATTTCTCTGATTCATGACGGTGTTACTGAACCAGAAACGGCCTTGTTATTAGCGCACACGGTCACATAAGGCATTCATATTGGTGCTTGTTAATGTTTTTGGAGAAATGTCTCTATCAGTGGGGATTTGGAAATAAACAGCACTAATTGCTCATTAGAAGCAGCAACAATTTTATATATTGCAACATAGATATTAAATCAAATTTATAGTTCCATTTTCACCCAAACATACTGTCTTGGTTAAGTTCTTTAGTTTAAACGGTACGGACAAAATTGCTGTCGTCTCTGTAACATCTATAACAAAAAAGGGAAATACCGTCACAATATAACAAGTAGCATTTTTACCAAAATAGTTATAAAGTTAGGAGAAAAAGAGTCTGGATTTTACTGAAATAACATTATAATATTAGGAGcaaaaagttttaattttagACAGAGAGAGAGGCATTTTACAAtcctcattaaaatgacaaatttattcttgtaatacacCTTTTTCCCTCGTCTCGTCAAGTAAAACACCTTTACATTGAAAATCCGACTCATGACTTTtcgaaaaataataattctgtattctcatttaaaaaaataaaataaaaaattgtcataatttTACGATTTAGCTAACAATATTCAGTCTTTATTTGCATAGCTTAATCCCTTTCCATGCTGTAATTGTACTAACTCTTGGTAGTTTACTAGCATTGTGTCTTCCAAGTAAAATATccaattttataattttgccATAATCACACTAAATAATGTAAATTGCACACAAATTACAGAAGAAttacacaaaacaaatcaatgaaTCCACCCTAACGTTGAAGCAGTGCATCCAAcaggacaaaataaaaagttcacACAGAGATCAATAGGGGGCAGCACACTCTGCCTCTTGTAAACAAATTCAGGTGAGCCCCAGCAGAGAACTGAAGTGTGCAGGCATCATAGAAGATATTTACTCCTAATCTGATTCCCCCcctaaacacacgcacacatatatactgtatatagatagaTTCACTTTCTATGCAGCTCGCTGCTATGGAGGTGGGCGGTGATGAATGACTCAAATCAGTTGAGTGGAGAGTTAAATGAACTGTCCTTGTTCTGGGGTCTATGTATGCGCAtacattgttatattttttactgcggccagcaaaaaaaacaaaacaaatccaaacaaaaatggGTTAATCGTGTGTCTCTTCCCTTTGGCCGTGTCCTTTGGGCTCAGATTCTCATCGCTTCTCCAAGGCGAGAATATCCATGGAACAGCAACAGAGAAAAACTATTTATCAGTGTCTGCTTTCACCAAGTTTCACGTGGCGACTGCGCCAAAGCTCTGCGAACCATCTCTTCGCTTTCAAGTTTCTTCACAGAAACGGACGGGGCCTTCGGTGTTTTCAATGTAACCGAAATGTCACGGCTAACGGGATGGAAAGCAGAAGCGAGCTAAATCTGAGCCGCTCTTTGCCAGAATGTGTTTGGGCAGCTGTTGCCTGGCATGAGGCGCCCGTTGGCTGTGGCGTCCACGAGGTCGGAATGCCAAGCCAAACATCTGCTTTGCCTCCTCCCCGCCGCCATTTTTTTCGCATCCGTATCAAACGACACGGCTCGCCCGCCCGCCATGAGAAGAATTAATGACACGGTGCGCACATTAGCGGTGCCCTATTGCCCCCGTCCTGGCTGGCGTCGGGGAAAGTCGCGGGGGAGGGGCTGGCTCGGCAGGTGGACAAAAAGTGTGAGGGGTCAGTGTGTTATGAGGCTCAAgtgcagcggtgccttgagatacgagtgactcgactTGAGTTTTTCCAGTATATGAGCCGTCGTTCGgccagtttttttgctttgacttgcgaacagaaatttgagatatgagcgctgtatgatggcagtgacctcaactcacttcacaataaacagcactttggcaaatagtgaaggATTCtttaaaaagaggcttcaagctgtttattcccACTCCCTGTTGAAGTcttctgtcaaactaaacacaaaacaaaaacaattgcacttcgtgtatttaaaacaaagacgtAGCTTAACCTTTCAGTCGACTAGCTCAATACTAAtgctaattagcatctatgttgcggtGCCGTAACCCTCAACGCGTGTAGAAAGACAATACAATAGACAGCAAAGAGCAGTACAATGGCTATCCAAATGGATGTAGTGTGAcagaaatatattgtttttaatgccatttatttatttagaaggGCAACAAATGACATCTTCCATTCAAACAACTTGTAAAggatttttaaatgtcataacATGTCAATTTGACTCCATGTTTAGTTCAAAAGAAGGCAAGAACAAAAGaattgttgcacttttttttttctccccctgtGATTCCTAAActttcacccatccatccattctctgagccgcttctcctcacttgggtcgcgggtatgctggagcttatcccagccatcatcgggcaggaggcggggtacaccctgaactgcttgccaatcgcagggcccatagaaacaaacaaccatttgtactcacatttatttgtactacgggcaatttagagttgtcaattaacctaccgtgcatgttttcgggatgtggggggaaattGGAACGTGgcaagggagaacatgcaaactccacacaggcgaggccggggattgaaccttggtcctcagaactgtgaggcagacgcgctaagcagtcgcccaccgtgccgcgaatCCTAAACTTTCAAACATGTCAATTTGTCTTCATGGGCaatcattacaattaaaaagcaacaaaaaggtCCTTGTACTATTTTgcattgcaaaaatattttgtttgaattgAAAACGTCAATTTTACTACATGATTAgtcattacaaataaatattcattaaacaaaattaaaaggcAAGACCAAAAAGATTctcatgattttttatttatttatttatttatttttgtacatgtttaaaaaatatcaaattctTGATATTGATATAACAAGAGGTTTTAAAATCCACACTGCGTTATGGACTAAATCAGAAAAGAAGTTTAAAAAATCCTCAAACATAACATAATTTGGAGCTGAAGTGGTTTAAAAGTACTCCTTCAGATATATACTACTTTAAATGTCTAATTCCGTCTGATTGCAGGCTGAAAGGTCATAAAAGCGGAGCTTGGCGTATAGTTGAGGGGGGGTCGTTTGAGtttgagtaaataaaaagacaCGCCTCTTGCGACTTGCGTAAAAAGCTCGAGGACCTTCTTCTTCCCTTGTGTACGAATCTGTCGACCGACGCTGGCCCTGACAATCCTGCTCGCTGGTGACCGAGACTGGCTAATCTCAGCCCATCGTAGCCTAAACACACTGCtgagaagcacacacacacacacacacacacacacacacgcataaaaGAAAGCAAAGCACCCGGCCGGTCTCTCTCTCGAGCCAGCCAGAGTGTTTTGGACGCAGCGCTGAGATAACCGACAGGCTTGGCATGCTCGGGTCAGTGTCTCTGCTTCCACTTTacggctcccccccccccctccaacctCCTCCTCCCGCCTCCCATTCAATTTCACACAATGTGCTCCGGAGACAATGTACAGTAGACTGTTTTCATTGCGCAGCCGAGTCACAGTCAAGGCCTCTATCGATCATCGTAAACGTTCAGTCCTCAGAAAGCCCGAAAAGAAAGGCTGAGCGCCTCCTTTTTGTCCTTCGCGCCACAGACTTTTACGGCCAAGGGTTGGCTCGTAAGCCTTAAAAACGTGACTCGCTTTCAGTCTGTTGGAGCATAAGCGCGCTACTTTAAGTAGGGTACACAGATACCGATGATCGGACCCAATTTGAGCATGTTCACTCCCTTCCCATAATCAGCAAAGACCTGATTGGCAGACGGtgctaaaagattatcctgagtgattttGCTCTGAAAACAGTCAGGGCTGACAATCGTAGATGTTAAACCTGCTCGGTATTTATGATCGCAAATCCTTATTTAGTTGTGCTGTGATTGTGATATGAAACGGATCAAATTCAAATCAAGCGGGAACACACATACTGAcaattgggccaaatttggGCATTTTGCTTCCTTTCCTATCCAAGTCAGTAAAGCCCGATTGTTGGATGCATCTGAacgattatctttttttttaaaatcctgagCAGTTAATCTTGCAATTTGGGTGCGGTGCATTAAGAgtgatttatttacatttttgtcctccACAATCTGCACGGAAAACAGTCGCAGCAAACAATCGTGAATGTTAAACTGTGccgcctctcacaggtcagtcttggtactacgacagacGTGGTTGTGCGTGTGCTGTTGATCATCTGGAGTACACCACACGCGCGGACATTTTTCCGCATGAGGTGTTGGTTctctcacatttcaaaaaatcgcttaagatgttaaaaaaaccCGACGTTTGTGTCGCGCTTTAGACTCGATCACGAACCTGCTACTGAGGAGCGGGGATCGGCGCCTCTCGCAACCACCGAGGTGCAATTTGCTGCGTTCAGACTATAACTGTCAGGAAGAGATACACTCCCACTTAAATAGCTGCCCATAATCTGCCCATCGCCCTGTATTATCCTAATTGAACCCATGGGCGGCCAGCGCCCGTCAATTGCCGAGCTCATCTGCAAATTAATAAAACATGGGCCCTCACCAAATCTTTGCCCGAGCTACTTAAAGCCACTAGAGGAGAGTGTTTAGAAGAGTCGCCGCCAAAGAAACGGAGGCGCAATAAAGTGCTGGCGTTGTGCTGTGCAGCAGTGATGACTTCTTATGGCTCCCAACATCCCGACGTTATTCCCCAGACGAGCGCCGCTTCCGCCTCGCTGTCTCCGTATTGCGAATGATCGTAAAAGCCGTCATCAAAACACGTTTGTCAATGGAGCTCTGTGGTGTTTTttgcacaaaacaaaatggtcaTGCATTAATTAGTGTGGACACGTTGCCAGGCAGATTTCATAAGGCTAGTATTTTTTAACCCTAAATATACCAACCACTATGATGCATGATGACAGCATTTTAAACACTTACAAACATATTCAAACAATGctgtacccttaaaaatacCAATGGATCTTCCTGTCGGGGAGGGGGAAAATGGGCCACAGCGAAAAGGCCACTTTTTTTCATTCAGGACTAAAGGGCTGGTGCTTGAACACCACTCGCAGTTTATCTGTGCACGTGCCTTTTAGTCGTGCAGTTCCGTGTCAAACaaacaatgaacatttgactgcaCAGCGATGTGCGGGAGTTACACGATTGCCTCAGCTATCATTTAGTGGCAAATAGACTCTGTTTGACTCTCACCAGCTATGAACCTCATCGAATGTCACCGATGGTACCGGGTACCAAATGCTGCACCCTTGACTGTTAAGGACATTAGAGACTTCATAGTCAAGATATGAAGTCAAGTGGATGATCCGCAGAAGTACAAGGTGGGCTTTCACGGCAGGTGGAGCGGGGGTCTTCGGACTTGCCGTTGATTCCGACCGACGCGTTACGTGATGCGGGAGACAAAGAAAGCGCCGCTCATCGTAATAAGACCTCCATCTTAATAACAACGAATCCCGGAGGGCCGTAAAAAGCAGCGAGAAGTTATTAAAGACATCGATCAAGTCCGCATTGGCGATGATCGCCCCTCTGTCGAGCATGAAAGTAAGGCCACGGCGTCCCGAGTACTGCTTCTCATTCTCCCTcaccagcaacaacaacaacacagccaAGGTGGCTGAAGACTTCTTAAAGGGAAGGCCAAGCACAAAGTGGCATTGCCCACAGAGGGACGGACTTACCTGGCTTTGAGTTTTTAGTCCattcatgtacaaccccaattccaatgaagtcgggacgttgtgttaaacatgaataataacagaatacaatgatttgctaatcatgttcaacctatatttcattgaatacaacacgttcccaaaaaagctgggacaggtggcaaaaaagactgagaaagttgaggaacgctcatctaacacctgtttggaacatcgtacaggtgaacaggctaattgggaacaggtgggaaTACGACTTTGTTCTTCAACGTTAGcataaaagtcatttttttccccccatttcatttgattcatttttttggtcacaataataataaaaaaatacctagATGATGCtaaaaatggtgtttttttctttctttatatctgtgtagattctccggtcatggtaatccacaaaggtcgaatcaaaacattttccgaAAACATTCCAAAACAGCGTAGGCAATGATCCTATTAGCTTAGCGACCTACACAACTTTACCCTTGTAACATTATGACGTAACTGTGCcctaattatttaatgaaagaTGATGATAATTAAGTTAAGTTAGGACCAGTCATACCAACAATAGGAGAATGATTGCACAAAGACAATGTGGCCGCATGCATGGAGGCCATGTGGGCCGCATGTGTGCTTGCTCACGCTAACATTGGGATTATTGGCCATTTTGTGCATTTGgcgtgatgtaacacagcgttATGTCAACTTCCATTACTAGAAGTGGAGATCACGCACGAGTGTTGAAAGTTGGCGCGTTGATTAacgaacata
It encodes the following:
- the LOC133466586 gene encoding protein FAM104A → MLTESRKRQHSCGDERGHLVPQAKRQKNQTHPLSPEPGRDAWDSESSNSSSILSTPEHASGSSSSSRCAAGPCSPLSSSDWCDPPASYLHINRILREAHFQSLHSRCQARETQQ